The genomic stretch CCACTCCGCCGAGAACCAAAATGAACTCGCCGGAACGAGGCCGCCGCCGCCGTCGATGGAAACCGTAGATGAGACTCTCGAGAGGTATATGGGCGGCTTCCAACTCCTCCAAGCCATTTTCGTCGCCTTCGCGTGGGCTTTCGACGCCCAGCAGACCTTCATCAACGTCTTCACCGACGCCGAGCCTACCTGGCACTGCACTTCAGCTGGCGACTCCAACTCCGCCGCCTGCTCCGCCTCCACCCCTTGTAGCCTTCCTCCAGGCTCCTGGGTCTGGGACTCCCCGGCCCACGCTTCGGTGGTGTCGGAGTGGAGCCTCCAGTGCGCGGGCTCCGCCCTCGTCGGTCTCCCAGCCTCCGCCTACTTCTTAGGCTGCCTATTCGGCGGCTTCCTCCTATCGACGCTGGCGGACTCTGTTCTCGGCCGGAAGAACATGCTCTTCCTCTCCTGCTTCACCATGTCCCTCTCCGCCGCTCTCACGGTGGTGTCGCCCAATCTCTGGGCCTACGCGGCAATGAGGCTCCTCTGCGGGTGCGCGCGCGCCACCGTCGGCACCTCCGCGCTGGTGCTCTCGACGGAGATGGTTGGGAAGCGGTGGCGGGAGAAGGTCAGCATCGCCGGCTTCTTCTGCTTCACTCTCGGCTTCCTATCTTTGCCGGCCATGGCTTACCTCAACCGCGGGGAGTCGTGGAGAAGGCTCTATCTCTGGACCTCCGTCCCCTGTTTCTTCTACTCTGTTCTGATATATTTCTGGATCAAAGAATCGCCGCGGTGGCTTCTGGTGCGCGGCCGCCGCGACGAGGCCATTCAAACGATCAAGAGCATGACGGCGAACAATCGCAACGCCATCACCTCCAGCTTTTCGAAATTGATCGTCGCAGAGGACGCCGGCGACTTCGACAACGTCTTCTCCGCCTTGAAAGTGCTATGGGTTAAAAGATGGGCACTTCGCCGGCTACTCGCCGCCATGACCGTCGGCTTCGGCCTCGGGCTGGTCTACTACGGGATGCCGCTCAACTTGGGCAACCTCGGCTCCGATCTCTACCTCAGCGTGACGCTTAACGCGCTGGCCGAGCTGCCCTCGTCGCTGGCCACCCTCTTCCTCGTCGGCAGGGTGAACCGGCGGAGCTCCACGGTGGCGTTCACCACTGCAAGCGGGGCGCTCAGCCTCCTGTGCGTGGCGGTGACGACGGAGCCGTGGCGGACAGCGGCCGAGGTGTCGTCCTTCTTCGCCGCCTGCACGGCCTTCGACCTCCTGCTCATCTACTGCATCGAGCTGTTCCCGACGTGCGTGAGGAACTCGGCGATCACGATGGTGAGGCAGACGATCGTGCTGGGCGGCGTGTTCGCGCCTGTGCTGGTGGCGGaggggaggaagaggagcttcctgtCGTTCGGCGTGTTCGGCACGGTGGTGGGTTGCTGCGGGCTGTTCACGGCGTGCCTGCCGGAGACGAGAGGGAGGAGCATGTGCGACACCatggaggaagaagagttgaagCAGATGATCATGAGCACCTCCACGACGACTCCATGACCGGCCTCAAGTCACGGAGCATCAGAGGAACAAGCCTCAATCATGCAATTGGTAGGGCTAGCTGTAAATTAGGGTATTTTGATAGGTGATCTACTGATCCGGTCAAGTCgaattgattttaaattaattaatcctttgaaatgattatttatgttttattttatttatttatttttataaatttgcaTTTGATTTAAGTTAGGCTAGAATTTAGTTAGTATTATCTACTTCTAAATTCAAATAATATATTattgtttaaatttttatattttaaatttatttggttaGTATTGAATTTGATAATATTAATTAGTATgttcattttgaaaatcttttctaataacataacatattgataaaaaaattattaatgaaatgttattattattattattattattattattattattattattatttcgagATTATAAAGTCATTGTAGAATATTAGACTACCATTTAAATATTCATAGTTCAAATTCTAACTATGATATATTTATCAATCACCTCAAGATAATCAATTATTTAATTGATATCGTATGCATTAAATCTACATAAATCAATTTAACGCTAAGTTGACATTTAGGGCTTTCAcacaattttatttaattaaatttaatactactatttttaaaaaaatatatattgtatAAATGTTTTTGATATCACCgccataattttttaaattttataaaaacaaAAACGTCACTCCTTTCATGAACATcttctaaatttatttatatttttatttttaaaactcatgattttttaattttattctatgtttacttatttgtttgtagttagatattaaataataaataaaaataacaaatttagagatcttttaattttttattgtatttatatatatatttttaaacatttttaaacagttttaataaagtttcaaaataaaaaataaaattatagataaATTTAAGATATTATCATtagtttaataaaatattttcttaattgaattttttaataaaaatattttaaaaactaagtgcaacattagtaaaaaattaaataagcccttttaaaatttaagaaaactcAAATAAAATAGATTCCGTGGCTAGTTCACCAATATCTATATTTACAATATTAGTAGCCTCTCCCTTTCACAAATCACAAAACAAGACgattctctttttttcttttaccttttccttttctttttgtttGCCGATCTTGATAACAAGCAAAAgccgttaaactaaataaattaatcgaatcaactaaatttaaaatttagtttgatttatttgaaattttgattttttttatttgattaattcaatttgtttcagatttgatttttaaatttttattcgaTTAAATC from Zingiber officinale cultivar Zhangliang chromosome 5B, Zo_v1.1, whole genome shotgun sequence encodes the following:
- the LOC121986412 gene encoding organic cation/carnitine transporter 3-like; protein product: MADEAPLLLRYHSAENQNELAGTRPPPPSMETVDETLERYMGGFQLLQAIFVAFAWAFDAQQTFINVFTDAEPTWHCTSAGDSNSAACSASTPCSLPPGSWVWDSPAHASVVSEWSLQCAGSALVGLPASAYFLGCLFGGFLLSTLADSVLGRKNMLFLSCFTMSLSAALTVVSPNLWAYAAMRLLCGCARATVGTSALVLSTEMVGKRWREKVSIAGFFCFTLGFLSLPAMAYLNRGESWRRLYLWTSVPCFFYSVLIYFWIKESPRWLLVRGRRDEAIQTIKSMTANNRNAITSSFSKLIVAEDAGDFDNVFSALKVLWVKRWALRRLLAAMTVGFGLGLVYYGMPLNLGNLGSDLYLSVTLNALAELPSSLATLFLVGRVNRRSSTVAFTTASGALSLLCVAVTTEPWRTAAEVSSFFAACTAFDLLLIYCIELFPTCVRNSAITMVRQTIVLGGVFAPVLVAEGRKRSFLSFGVFGTVVGCCGLFTACLPETRGRSMCDTMEEEELKQMIMSTSTTTP